A single uncultured Acetobacterium sp. DNA region contains:
- a CDS encoding DUF2284 domain-containing protein, protein MLKDKIINAINEVGFDEYKEISSADIIFADAVFASCKTNTCGNFGQNHSCPPLSGDMEANKQRFLNYDHAIILNKIMFLGEYYEKMESSMTEVFELLDQLRNKLEDEPIMIAGPGGCNLCAECSAKTSEPCRFPEQKRYSMEGSGMDIVTMSRSLGMTYNAGEKKVGFFMMVLY, encoded by the coding sequence ATGTTAAAAGACAAAATTATTAACGCCATCAATGAGGTCGGGTTCGACGAGTACAAAGAAATTTCGTCAGCCGACATTATTTTTGCCGACGCTGTTTTTGCCAGCTGCAAAACAAACACCTGTGGAAATTTCGGACAAAACCATTCCTGTCCACCGCTTTCAGGCGACATGGAGGCTAATAAACAACGGTTCTTAAATTATGATCACGCCATAATCCTCAATAAAATTATGTTTCTGGGGGAATATTATGAAAAAATGGAATCGAGTATGACTGAAGTTTTTGAATTATTGGATCAACTGCGCAACAAACTTGAAGATGAACCCATTATGATTGCTGGTCCCGGCGGCTGTAATCTTTGCGCAGAGTGTTCCGCCAAAACATCCGAGCCCTGCCGTTTTCCAGAACAGAAGCGTTATTCCATGGAAGGCAGTGGCATGGATATTGTGACCATGTCAAGAAGTCTCGGGATGACCTACAATGCCGGAGAAAAGAAGGTCGGGTTTTTTATGATGGTGCTTTATTAA
- a CDS encoding radical SAM protein, whose product MKQKKVLLIYPYFYTGMVKDQLFSPLGISILSGILKQHQIDVMKLDCTFMTFDEAIKKAQAYQPDITGIYVMTTLAKNAVELLKTLREVNPNSHYVTGGPLPSLYPEKFAREFDHVFVGEAAKSFPEFCNDYFKASDARDFLKNLQTDRYPGLYKQMMDLNDLSHGYLSSQEIDACPKPDRDGFDHKRYQELCHQVTGHKRASIMMTYGCKFSCDFCSKPIFGNRVRFRDLDKIFEEIEDILSYGYDTLWIADDLFTFNPKFIKSFCQRLIDQKLNITWSCLSRVDGITDEIVSLMKKSGCYKVYLGIESGNNRILELMNKKTTIKGIREGVQVFKRNNVKCAGFFIVGYPGETIETIEETLAFSLSLDLEESSFNVPYPLPGSQLFQRVSGISDDDWTIENETRFLFQSEFDESWLKRRIKETQEAMGKLNNMW is encoded by the coding sequence GTGAAACAAAAAAAAGTTCTATTAATTTATCCATATTTTTATACCGGTATGGTTAAAGACCAATTGTTTTCACCCCTCGGGATCAGTATTCTTTCCGGGATCTTAAAACAACACCAGATTGATGTGATGAAACTGGATTGTACCTTTATGACCTTTGATGAGGCCATTAAAAAAGCCCAGGCCTATCAACCGGACATTACCGGTATCTATGTGATGACGACGCTGGCAAAAAATGCTGTTGAATTGCTGAAGACCCTCAGAGAAGTGAATCCGAACAGTCATTATGTAACCGGCGGGCCGTTGCCGTCGCTGTATCCGGAAAAATTTGCCAGGGAATTCGATCATGTTTTCGTGGGCGAGGCTGCGAAAAGCTTTCCGGAATTTTGTAATGATTACTTCAAGGCATCGGATGCCAGAGATTTTTTAAAAAATCTTCAGACGGATAGGTATCCCGGACTTTATAAGCAAATGATGGATTTGAATGATTTAAGCCATGGTTATCTCAGCAGCCAGGAAATTGATGCTTGCCCGAAACCTGATCGGGATGGTTTTGACCATAAAAGGTATCAGGAATTGTGTCATCAGGTTACTGGCCATAAAAGAGCATCGATTATGATGACCTATGGCTGCAAGTTTTCCTGCGATTTTTGTTCAAAACCAATTTTTGGAAACCGGGTTCGCTTCAGAGATCTGGATAAAATTTTCGAAGAGATCGAAGATATCCTATCTTATGGTTATGATACTTTATGGATTGCCGATGATCTGTTTACCTTTAATCCGAAATTTATCAAAAGTTTTTGTCAGCGACTAATTGATCAGAAGTTGAATATTACCTGGAGTTGCTTGTCTCGGGTTGATGGGATAACCGACGAAATTGTCAGCCTGATGAAGAAATCGGGCTGCTACAAAGTATATCTGGGAATTGAATCCGGTAATAATCGGATTTTGGAACTAATGAACAAGAAAACCACGATTAAGGGGATTAGAGAAGGGGTTCAGGTATTTAAACGGAATAATGTTAAATGTGCCGGTTTTTTTATTGTGGGCTACCCCGGGGAAACCATTGAAACCATCGAAGAAACCCTGGCATTTTCGTTATCCCTGGATCTTGAAGAAAGCTCATTTAACGTACCTTATCCATTACCTGGTTCACAGCTTTTTCAACGTGTATCCGGTATTTCTGACGATGACTGGACTATTGAGAACGAGACCCGTTTTCTGTTTCAAAGTGAATTTGATGAGAGCTGGCTCAAACGACGGATTAAAGAAACTCAAGAAGCCATGGGAAAATTGAATAATATGTGGTAG
- a CDS encoding methyl-accepting chemotaxis protein yields the protein MKAERNDSQNNQNGGESFVMKMRLTTKLILLTVLTLAAAIITLGILVVNAGAAIIDQGTEADALEYVEKSASLIGAEISGNLETLNEIALRDQTTGTDFAAQVASISADVDRLGYQDMAVIGTNGHGKYVVSGGEFDVPNEIWYQEALKGNAYISDVAISQVTKKSAVFEVVPIKKDNQVVGVLLGRRDANFLSAITNTLGDGKIKYGYVISASGGMMAHPSEEIVQNQTNVFDNIEKDGPQGFGAMFKALGSNEVADFEYQYNGDTKLAYVAPIPKTEWTLVITESQAAMLAPIVQLRNTIIMFALGILVAGAVISYLISKRIAKPVIAANTMIKEINAGHLGERLEITSKDEVGEMTDSLNQLADTFQFGIIGLLKKISNGDVTSVIEVTDPTNEVTPVLKQTVETVRGLIAEATMLSNAALAGRWDTRGDADAFDGGFKEIVQGVNDTLDTVVDKMVWYEAIIDSVPFPLHVTDNDMKWAFMNKAFEELMIDGKVIKDRKAAVGMDCHNAGTNICQTEGCGIRRLVDQGIGETYFDWYGRNNKQDTAYLKNAKGENVGFVEIITDLTPMIRVSNYTSNEVARLANNLIHLSEGNLEFDLMIGEADEYTSEVSAQFAEIRNSLSDVKDSVDNLISDATMLAQAGIEGQLDTRADASRHQGDFAKIVDGVNATLDAVVAPVQEASATLKELAQGNLNTGMIGNYNGDYTQIKEDMNQTVTFLKRYVDEIADTLKEVGAGNLDLEITGEYLGDFQAIKIALNEITTNLSTTMSDINEAAGQVEAGAIQISDGGQALSQGTTEQASSIQELTASIEEVAGETMRNAKNANNANELASEVKTNAEVGNVQMAQMVSAMVEINEASSNISKIIKVIDDIAFQTNILALNAAVEAARAGQHGKGFAVVAEEVRTLAARSADAAKETTALIEGSILKTEAGSKIAGQTADSLKEILNQIEKVTSLVGDIARASNDQASEIAQINQGIEQVSQVVQTNSATAEESAAASEELSGQAEILKQMVGAFRLKGKSSEGGTRTMSQLPPKQVKTTSPQIDIFLDDKEIDKY from the coding sequence ATGAAGGCAGAAAGAAATGATTCACAGAACAATCAGAATGGAGGTGAGAGTTTTGTCATGAAAATGCGCCTGACCACAAAGTTGATTCTCTTAACAGTGCTGACACTGGCAGCAGCCATCATCACGCTGGGAATTTTGGTTGTCAATGCTGGTGCGGCGATTATTGATCAGGGTACAGAAGCCGATGCCCTGGAATACGTGGAAAAATCAGCCAGTCTGATTGGAGCTGAAATCTCAGGCAATCTGGAAACACTGAATGAGATCGCCCTCCGAGATCAAACCACGGGTACAGATTTTGCCGCCCAGGTGGCATCCATTTCTGCTGACGTGGACCGATTGGGCTATCAGGATATGGCCGTGATTGGAACGAATGGCCACGGTAAGTATGTTGTCAGCGGCGGCGAGTTCGATGTACCCAATGAGATCTGGTATCAGGAAGCATTGAAGGGCAATGCGTACATATCGGATGTTGCCATCAGCCAGGTGACGAAAAAATCGGCAGTTTTTGAAGTAGTGCCCATAAAAAAAGACAATCAGGTTGTCGGCGTGCTGCTGGGAAGACGGGATGCCAATTTCTTAAGTGCGATTACCAATACCCTTGGCGATGGCAAGATTAAATATGGTTATGTGATCAGTGCCAGCGGCGGAATGATGGCTCACCCCAGTGAAGAAATCGTTCAGAACCAGACCAATGTCTTTGACAACATTGAAAAAGACGGACCCCAGGGCTTTGGCGCCATGTTCAAGGCACTCGGATCAAATGAAGTTGCTGATTTTGAATATCAATACAACGGTGACACCAAATTAGCCTATGTGGCACCCATTCCGAAAACCGAATGGACGTTGGTCATCACCGAATCTCAAGCAGCGATGTTGGCACCAATTGTGCAGTTGCGTAATACTATTATCATGTTTGCACTCGGAATTCTGGTTGCCGGAGCGGTGATTTCTTATCTTATTTCCAAACGGATTGCCAAGCCGGTGATCGCAGCTAATACGATGATCAAGGAAATCAATGCGGGCCATCTCGGCGAACGACTGGAAATTACCTCCAAGGACGAGGTTGGTGAAATGACCGATTCCCTCAATCAGCTGGCAGATACTTTCCAGTTTGGGATTATTGGTCTGTTGAAGAAAATTTCAAACGGTGACGTGACATCGGTTATTGAGGTGACAGATCCAACAAATGAAGTAACCCCGGTGCTTAAACAGACCGTGGAAACCGTTAGGGGATTGATCGCTGAAGCCACGATGCTCTCCAATGCAGCACTGGCCGGGCGTTGGGACACCCGGGGCGATGCGGATGCTTTTGACGGCGGGTTTAAGGAGATCGTGCAAGGTGTTAATGACACGCTGGATACGGTGGTTGACAAGATGGTCTGGTATGAAGCAATCATTGATTCGGTTCCATTCCCTCTGCATGTTACTGATAATGATATGAAATGGGCATTTATGAACAAAGCTTTTGAAGAATTGATGATTGATGGTAAGGTGATCAAGGATCGAAAAGCTGCCGTTGGGATGGATTGCCACAATGCCGGAACGAACATTTGTCAGACTGAAGGCTGCGGTATCCGTCGCTTGGTTGATCAGGGCATCGGTGAGACTTATTTTGACTGGTATGGTCGAAACAACAAGCAAGACACGGCTTATCTGAAAAATGCCAAAGGCGAAAACGTCGGTTTTGTGGAGATTATAACGGATTTAACCCCGATGATCCGCGTAAGCAATTATACCAGCAATGAAGTAGCCCGATTGGCCAATAATCTAATTCATCTGTCAGAAGGTAATCTGGAGTTTGACTTGATGATCGGCGAAGCGGATGAGTATACTTCTGAAGTCAGCGCTCAATTTGCCGAAATTCGCAATAGCTTATCGGATGTAAAAGACTCAGTTGACAACCTGATCAGTGATGCTACCATGTTAGCCCAGGCGGGGATTGAAGGCCAACTGGACACCAGAGCCGATGCCAGTCGCCATCAGGGCGATTTTGCTAAAATTGTGGACGGCGTCAATGCCACGTTGGACGCGGTCGTAGCACCGGTTCAGGAAGCTTCGGCAACCCTCAAAGAACTGGCCCAGGGGAACCTCAACACTGGGATGATAGGGAATTACAACGGCGATTATACCCAAATCAAAGAGGATATGAACCAGACTGTTACCTTCCTGAAACGCTATGTCGATGAGATCGCTGATACGTTAAAAGAAGTTGGCGCAGGCAATCTGGATCTGGAAATAACCGGGGAATATCTGGGTGACTTTCAGGCCATTAAAATAGCTCTCAATGAGATTACCACCAATCTTAGTACCACCATGTCCGACATTAATGAGGCCGCTGGTCAGGTAGAAGCTGGTGCCATCCAGATTTCAGATGGCGGACAAGCTTTGTCACAAGGTACTACTGAACAGGCCAGCTCGATTCAGGAGCTGACCGCTTCCATCGAAGAAGTCGCTGGTGAAACCATGCGCAACGCCAAAAATGCCAATAATGCCAATGAATTAGCTTCTGAAGTTAAAACCAATGCCGAAGTAGGCAATGTACAAATGGCCCAGATGGTATCAGCTATGGTGGAAATCAACGAAGCCTCCAGCAACATTTCAAAAATCATCAAGGTTATTGACGACATTGCTTTCCAGACCAATATTCTAGCACTGAATGCAGCGGTTGAAGCTGCCCGGGCTGGACAACATGGTAAGGGTTTTGCGGTGGTGGCCGAAGAAGTGCGCACCCTGGCGGCCCGAAGTGCTGACGCCGCCAAAGAAACAACCGCATTGATCGAGGGCTCGATTTTGAAAACCGAAGCGGGCTCAAAAATAGCTGGACAAACTGCAGACAGCCTAAAAGAAATCCTCAATCAAATTGAGAAGGTTACTAGTCTTGTTGGCGATATTGCCCGGGCTTCCAATGACCAGGCATCGGAAATTGCCCAGATCAATCAGGGGATTGAACAGGTTTCTCAGGTGGTGCAAACTAATTCTGCTACCGCTGAAGAAAGCGCCGCTGCCAGCGAAGAACTCTCTGGACAGGCCGAAATTCTTAAACAGATGGTTGGCGCTTTCCGACTAAAAGGAAAGAGCTCAGAAGGCGGCACGAGAACGATGTCGCAACTGCCTCCAAAGCAGGTAAAGACAACGTCACCTCAAATTGATATCTTTTTAGATGACAAAGAAATAGATAAATACTGA
- a CDS encoding leucine-rich repeat domain-containing protein — MPQKLETIGPNAFWECSALENMVIPDTVKSIGYGVFARCDLLTSIVIPAQMRKIMLATIRFMPRMWAGWIGRKTGKVPEPLVYPIGWKGSGS, encoded by the coding sequence ATGCCACAAAAGCTTGAGACCATCGGCCCCAACGCCTTTTGGGAATGCAGTGCGTTGGAAAACATGGTCATTCCGGATACGGTGAAATCCATCGGTTACGGGGTGTTTGCCCGCTGTGACCTGCTAACCAGTATCGTAATACCGGCGCAGATGCGGAAAATTATGTTGGCTACTATCAGGTTCATGCCCAGAATGTGGGCTGGCTGGATTGGGCGAAAAACGGGGAAAGTGCCGGAACCTCTGGTCTATCCTATCGGCTGGAAGGGATCTGGATCGTGA
- a CDS encoding MDR family MFS transporter, with protein MMKKEGSKKKITIALMVAMFLAAVEGTVVTTAASTITKDLNGFENISLVFSAYLLTSAIATPIYGKLADLYGRKNVISIGIIIFLVGSTLCGFSQSMNMLIGFRAIQGLGAGAIFTLTYTIVGDIFTLEERPKIQGSLGTVWGIAGLVGPLMGGAFIDLLSWHWIFFINIPFGILSIFLIQRNLKESFEKKKQIIDYAGIVTLSAAMLLFFNIFLSAKYMDYSRIFIGVSVAATLLLLAAFYRIEKKAIEPIVPLEILTKTNQMVNAISFLLAAVLIGIDVYMPIYLQNVLGFSPTVSGLALVSMTITWLISAVVLGKMIIRRGGKTVTIIANVILLLGILLLPTLGLHTPLILVILYVGVIGFGMGGALTILTILIQESVGYSQRGAATATNTLLKTLGQTIGISIFGSVFNLFIVQYFNDKGIRGVNPNDLYGSSDQGITLTGQQVILSLNASLHVVFIILAALVFVALVFSVLLPKTSETVKKECENKACVDKNETIDQMNEDVV; from the coding sequence ATGATGAAAAAAGAAGGTAGTAAAAAAAAGATTACCATCGCTTTAATGGTGGCAATGTTTCTGGCGGCGGTGGAAGGGACGGTAGTCACCACTGCCGCTTCCACCATTACCAAAGATTTAAATGGATTTGAAAATATCAGTCTGGTTTTTTCAGCCTACTTATTAACTTCAGCTATTGCAACACCAATTTATGGTAAACTGGCAGATCTTTATGGCCGAAAAAATGTGATTTCGATAGGGATCATTATCTTTTTGGTGGGGAGTACTCTCTGCGGATTCTCCCAGAGCATGAATATGCTGATCGGCTTTCGGGCCATCCAGGGATTGGGTGCTGGCGCAATTTTTACTTTGACCTATACCATCGTCGGTGATATTTTTACATTGGAAGAACGACCTAAAATACAGGGTAGCTTGGGAACCGTCTGGGGGATCGCCGGTCTGGTGGGACCCTTAATGGGCGGCGCCTTTATTGATCTGCTTTCCTGGCATTGGATATTTTTTATTAATATTCCCTTCGGGATCTTGTCAATTTTCCTGATCCAACGAAATCTCAAGGAATCCTTCGAAAAGAAAAAACAGATCATCGACTATGCCGGGATTGTGACCTTATCAGCAGCCATGCTGTTATTTTTCAATATTTTTTTGTCAGCAAAATATATGGATTACAGTCGCATTTTTATCGGGGTATCGGTTGCGGCAACGCTTTTATTACTGGCAGCATTTTATCGCATTGAGAAAAAGGCCATTGAGCCGATTGTGCCGCTGGAAATTCTCACCAAAACCAATCAAATGGTGAATGCTATCAGCTTTTTATTGGCTGCTGTTTTAATCGGGATTGATGTCTATATGCCAATTTATCTCCAGAATGTGTTGGGATTCAGCCCCACGGTTTCTGGTTTGGCATTGGTATCGATGACCATCACCTGGCTGATTTCAGCGGTGGTCTTGGGCAAGATGATCATCAGGCGTGGCGGCAAAACGGTGACCATCATTGCCAATGTAATTTTGCTGCTGGGGATTCTGTTGCTGCCCACCCTGGGACTCCATACCCCGCTAATTTTAGTGATCCTTTATGTTGGGGTCATCGGTTTTGGAATGGGGGGAGCCCTGACGATCCTGACCATCTTGATTCAGGAGTCAGTAGGTTACAGCCAGAGGGGTGCGGCGACGGCGACCAACACATTACTGAAGACATTGGGGCAGACGATTGGTATTAGCATCTTCGGATCGGTGTTTAATCTGTTTATTGTTCAATATTTCAATGACAAAGGTATCCGGGGCGTTAATCCCAACGACTTATATGGATCCTCGGATCAGGGGATTACGCTTACTGGCCAACAGGTCATTTTGTCATTGAATGCATCGCTGCATGTGGTGTTTATTATTCTGGCAGCGCTGGTTTTTGTAGCGTTAGTGTTTTCGGTATTGTTACCAAAAACCAGTGAAACTGTGAAAAAAGAATGTGAGAATAAAGCGTGTGTAGATAAGAATGAGACAATCGATCAGATGAATGAAGACGTGGTTTAA
- a CDS encoding Nramp family divalent metal transporter produces MGTNHKPALGFKNLLKYLGPGLLVTVGFIDPGNWASNIAAGSSYGYALLWMVTLSTIMLIVLQHNVAHLGIVTGDCLAESAARHLPKPLARFTLGTAMVASVSTALAEILGGAIALQMLFKIPIVIGSVLMLALTLWLVFSHSYGRLEKLIIGFVSIIGLSFLYELTLVDVNWPAAISGWTTISIPTGSMPIIMSVLGAVVMPHNLFLHSEIIQSRQWNLEDDEVIKKQLKYEFFDTLFSMIVGWAINSAMIILAAATFFNQHFQVTELSQAQKMLIPLLGDWAGLVFAVALLFSGISSTTTAGIAGGTIFAGLFGEPYDIKDNHTKFGVFLILILATLVIFLISDPFKGLIYSQMLLSIQLPITVVLQIYLTSSEKVMGSYKNSLFTKTILLAIAIILTILNMMLLFFALFN; encoded by the coding sequence ATGGGAACAAACCATAAGCCAGCACTGGGCTTTAAAAATCTACTAAAATATCTTGGCCCAGGACTCCTCGTTACGGTCGGTTTTATTGACCCGGGAAATTGGGCCTCTAACATTGCCGCCGGTTCTTCTTATGGTTACGCCCTGCTTTGGATGGTCACCCTATCTACCATTATGCTGATCGTGCTGCAACACAACGTCGCCCATTTAGGGATTGTCACCGGGGATTGTCTGGCTGAATCAGCTGCCAGACACCTCCCTAAACCATTAGCTCGATTTACACTGGGAACCGCTATGGTAGCCTCGGTTTCAACCGCCCTTGCCGAAATTCTTGGTGGCGCCATCGCTCTGCAGATGCTTTTTAAAATCCCCATCGTTATTGGCTCCGTATTAATGCTGGCATTGACTCTATGGCTGGTATTCAGTCATTCCTATGGTCGTCTGGAAAAGCTGATTATCGGTTTTGTTTCCATTATTGGTTTATCTTTTCTATATGAACTAACGCTAGTGGATGTCAACTGGCCGGCGGCCATTTCCGGCTGGACGACAATTAGTATTCCAACTGGTTCGATGCCGATTATTATGTCGGTATTGGGCGCAGTGGTCATGCCTCATAATCTGTTTCTTCATTCTGAAATTATCCAGAGCCGTCAATGGAATCTGGAGGATGATGAAGTTATAAAAAAACAACTTAAATATGAATTTTTTGATACGCTTTTCTCCATGATCGTTGGTTGGGCGATTAACAGTGCAATGATTATTCTGGCGGCAGCAACCTTTTTCAACCAACACTTTCAGGTTACCGAGCTATCCCAGGCTCAGAAGATGCTAATCCCACTGTTAGGGGATTGGGCTGGACTGGTATTTGCAGTGGCCTTGCTTTTTTCTGGCATCTCCTCCACCACAACTGCTGGTATTGCCGGCGGCACGATTTTCGCTGGGCTCTTTGGCGAACCCTACGATATTAAAGACAACCATACCAAGTTTGGTGTTTTTCTGATTCTTATTCTGGCAACATTGGTTATTTTTCTCATTTCAGATCCGTTTAAAGGGCTAATCTACAGTCAGATGCTGTTAAGTATTCAACTGCCGATCACGGTTGTGTTACAGATTTATCTGACTTCATCCGAAAAGGTAATGGGCTCCTATAAAAACTCTTTGTTTACCAAAACAATCCTGCTTGCCATTGCAATTATTCTCACGATTTTAAATATGATGCTGCTATTTTTCGCATTATTCAACTAA
- a CDS encoding PAS domain S-box protein produces the protein MSKQLIHDSIIDFQLLIDELKECVWVFDLNLKKFLYISPAVYQLRGLTVAEAMAEKLEDSLTVESLQKLKNDSHHRCQRFMDGDRSDDIVYNLDAYEQYCKDGSTKIIEISTRLKMSTETNSMLVIGVSRDITKRKLHEKKLIDTIRNQQKFINRQKLSKECKPELYLHFFGKFRVFADNNNKPIKWRTTKTEELFAFLLQKKCQYVSRDEILESLWPELELEKAIKYLHTSIYNLKKDLKSVGVSFQLELINGFYCYDEHRFYSDLGELKNLIKTFVNPYDSFDEETIQKTEQAIILYEGDYLAENDYPWAKSQSTFYRHQFEKYVFDLARHYFFKRDYISTKRVLSKLISIDNLNERYHELLLNVFLFDDDYLSFVRHYDHLKALLQNELGQLPNGSIRTMNEQYRKFAEECIKNEKVHF, from the coding sequence ATGAGTAAACAATTAATCCACGATTCAATTATCGATTTTCAGCTTCTGATCGATGAACTCAAAGAATGCGTCTGGGTCTTCGATCTCAACCTAAAGAAGTTCTTGTATATCAGTCCAGCCGTTTACCAGTTAAGAGGCTTAACCGTAGCTGAAGCCATGGCGGAAAAATTGGAAGATAGTTTAACCGTTGAATCCCTGCAAAAACTAAAAAACGATAGTCATCACCGTTGTCAGCGATTTATGGACGGTGACCGCAGTGATGACATTGTCTATAATCTTGATGCGTATGAACAATATTGCAAAGATGGCTCCACTAAAATTATCGAAATTTCTACTCGATTAAAAATGAGTACGGAAACAAACAGCATGCTGGTGATCGGTGTTTCCCGAGATATCACCAAACGTAAGCTGCATGAAAAAAAACTGATTGACACCATCAGAAACCAGCAGAAATTTATAAATAGGCAAAAATTGAGCAAAGAATGTAAGCCTGAACTATATTTGCATTTTTTTGGAAAATTCAGAGTATTCGCTGACAATAATAACAAACCAATCAAATGGCGAACCACTAAAACAGAAGAGTTGTTTGCATTTTTATTGCAGAAAAAATGCCAGTATGTTTCAAGAGATGAAATACTGGAATCCCTATGGCCGGAACTTGAACTGGAAAAAGCCATCAAATACCTCCATACCTCCATTTATAATCTAAAGAAAGATTTGAAATCGGTTGGTGTTTCCTTTCAACTGGAACTGATCAATGGCTTTTACTGCTATGATGAACATCGTTTTTATTCTGATTTAGGTGAACTAAAAAATTTAATCAAAACCTTCGTGAACCCTTACGATTCCTTTGATGAAGAGACAATACAAAAAACTGAGCAAGCGATAATATTATATGAAGGCGATTATCTGGCTGAGAATGATTATCCCTGGGCTAAATCCCAATCGACTTTCTATCGACATCAGTTTGAAAAATATGTTTTTGATCTGGCAAGACATTATTTTTTTAAGCGTGATTATATTTCAACAAAGCGTGTCTTATCAAAATTGATATCGATTGATAATCTCAATGAAAGATATCACGAACTCTTGTTGAACGTCTTTCTTTTTGATGATGATTATCTTTCGTTTGTCCGACATTATGATCATTTGAAAGCGTTGCTTCAAAATGAACTGGGTCAATTACCCAATGGTTCCATCCGGACTATGAATGAGCAATATCGTAAATTCGCTGAAGAATGCATCAAAAACGAGAAAGTCCATTTTTAA
- a CDS encoding MerR family transcriptional regulator yields MKMTVKEVANLTGVSVRTLHYYHREGILMPCEITENKYRYYDETNLEQLQNILFLRELDFSIQEIKGILANPNYDEMDSFKKQRHLLQLKRNRLDKLIALLDQKLQGEETMNFKPFDMKNIEENQKKYAKETKERWGNTDAYHQSKQKTNGYTPENWATIHNETEAIYASFVANMDKETSDPAVQDLIAQWQSNITKHYYDCTKEILAGLGLMYVHDNRFKENIDEHAPGLAQFMSDAIGIYTSN; encoded by the coding sequence ATGAAGATGACAGTTAAAGAAGTCGCTAACCTCACCGGCGTCAGTGTGCGCACTCTTCACTACTATCACCGTGAAGGAATTCTGATGCCATGTGAGATAACTGAAAACAAGTATCGATACTATGATGAAACTAATCTCGAGCAACTCCAGAATATTCTATTCCTGCGCGAGTTGGATTTTTCCATCCAGGAAATCAAAGGGATACTGGCCAATCCCAATTATGATGAAATGGACTCGTTTAAAAAACAGCGACATCTGCTCCAACTCAAACGTAACCGTCTTGATAAACTCATTGCATTACTGGATCAAAAATTACAAGGAGAAGAAACCATGAATTTTAAACCATTTGATATGAAAAATATTGAAGAAAATCAGAAGAAATATGCCAAAGAAACCAAAGAACGTTGGGGAAACACCGACGCTTATCATCAAAGCAAACAGAAAACAAATGGATACACCCCTGAGAACTGGGCGACTATCCACAACGAAACTGAAGCTATTTATGCCAGCTTTGTTGCCAATATGGATAAGGAAACATCTGACCCGGCTGTTCAGGATCTGATCGCTCAGTGGCAGAGCAACATTACCAAACATTATTATGACTGCACCAAAGAAATTTTAGCGGGATTGGGACTGATGTACGTTCATGACAATCGCTTCAAGGAAAATATCGATGAACACGCACCCGGATTGGCTCAGTTTATGAGCGATGCCATTGGAATTTATACGTCCAATTAG